CAAGACGGACCGACCAGGGAGGGTGGCCCGACGGCGTAGGTCTCAGGCGGTGGCATCTGCGCCGCCCGCGACCAATGCTTTACGTGATCAGCAAGGGTGCCGTGGGCAGAGCAAGCGACCCTTGCAAGTTAGGATCAGGATTGAATTTGCTGTCTTCCGGCAAGACCTTGCTGATGCCAACCAAGACTGCGAACAACAACCAAAGTGCGAGGCAAAATACCAAGGCGTACCCCCCACCCTTGAGCATCAAAAAGGTGATGTCGGCTGTCAGTCGACTGCGCCCGTCCGTGCCAAGGATATCATTATCGTCGCTCATTGCGTTTCTCCTTAATTCACAGGGGCAAAGCCGTGGACTTGCGCCCAGACAAACCAGTTTTCAACAACCGTGCCGGACAGCAGAATGCCGATCCCGCCAGTCAATGGCGTCAGCACGGCGAACCACCAAGCCCAACGATGGATACCTTCCATCGTGGCGTTAAAGCCCATGGTCCAGCGCCAGAACAAAGCGGCCCTCTCAGACGCTGTTCCGCGATCCACGATCTGTTCGATTTCGCGTTCCCCACCAAAACGGCTGACCGCAAGGATCGTCGCGCCGTGCATCGCAAACAGCAGGGCTGATCCGTACAAGAACGCAATCGAAAGCGCGTGGAACGGATTGTAAAACAGGTTGCCGTGCGTGATGGAGAACAGGTTCGTCCAATCAAGGTGACTGAAGATGCCGTAAGGCACTGCCTCTGACCAACTGCCCATCATGATCGGCCGGATCAGGTTCAACACAAAGATCAACCACAAAAGGGCGGTAAAGGCCCAAGCAACGTGCATCCCCATGCCAAGGGCTGCGGCCCGATTGTACGTCCGGATCCACCATGTGCAGCAGCCGACGAGAAAGAAGAAGCTGGCGATCAGCCACCAACCGCCTTCGGCGAGGGGCGCAAACCCGAGACCATATTCAGGACCGGGCGGTTCGAGTGAAAAGTAGAACAGGTCGCGGGCAAAGACACCGGGGTGGTAACCCGCCTGCGCCCAGAAATTCATCCCGATGATGAAGAACCACGCCGCAAAAGATACGACCGCAACAAGCCCGTATGACCCAAGATGAACGGGACCCAATTGGGCATTTCCGAACCACCCAGCGATGGTGGAAAAGCCCGCACTTTTGGTCCGTTCTCTGTCGGTGGTTGCACCGCCAGAGACGCCCATTTCAGCAGGCCCTTGAACCTGAACTTGCGTGAAGATGTTCTGATACTCAGCCATTGATGCCGCCCTCCAGATTGACCCACCACGGCAGGTCGACATACCAATACCACCAGTCAGCCCACACATCGAACCAGACGGTGCCTGAAATCACGATGCAGACCGCCGACCAGAACCCAGCACTTAACGCGAGGAAAAGGCCAAGCCGGTGAATACCCAATGGCCCGATCGAATAGCCGATCAGATCGCGGAAATAGGTGTCTTCGTGATCAGGTGATTTAATCACTGTGCCCTTCGGCGTGTTCACAGCGGACAAGAC
The Rhodobacteraceae bacterium S2214 genome window above contains:
- the pufX gene encoding RC-LH1 core complex protein PufX; its protein translation is MSDDNDILGTDGRSRLTADITFLMLKGGGYALVFCLALWLLFAVLVGISKVLPEDSKFNPDPNLQGSLALPTAPLLIT
- the pufM gene encoding photosynthetic reaction center subunit M → MAEYQNIFTQVQVQGPAEMGVSGGATTDRERTKSAGFSTIAGWFGNAQLGPVHLGSYGLVAVVSFAAWFFIIGMNFWAQAGYHPGVFARDLFYFSLEPPGPEYGLGFAPLAEGGWWLIASFFFLVGCCTWWIRTYNRAAALGMGMHVAWAFTALLWLIFVLNLIRPIMMGSWSEAVPYGIFSHLDWTNLFSITHGNLFYNPFHALSIAFLYGSALLFAMHGATILAVSRFGGEREIEQIVDRGTASERAALFWRWTMGFNATMEGIHRWAWWFAVLTPLTGGIGILLSGTVVENWFVWAQVHGFAPVN